The window AGACCGGTGCCGCGAAGGCGGTCGCCAAGGCGCTGCCGCAGCTGGAGGGCAAGCTCACCGGCAGCTCCATCCGCGTGCCCACGCCCGACGTGTCGCTCGCGGTGCTGCACCTGACCTGCGAGCGCCCCGTGGAGAAGGAGCAGGTCAACGACTACCTGCGGCGCATCTCGCTGCACTCGAAGCTGCGCCAGCAGATTGACTACGTCGAGAGCCCCGACGTCGTCTCCACCGACTTCGTGGGATCGCACAGGGCGGGCATCGTCGACGGGCTCGCGACCGTCGCCCACGGCAACACCCTCATCCTCTACGTCTGGTACGACAACGAGTTCGGCTACTCGTGCCAGGTCATCCGGGTGCTGGAGGTCATGGCCGGGTCGCACCCGATCGTGCTTCCGGAGCGCCGCGAGGTCACGCTGCAGGCCTGACCCGCGAATGGGGGAGGCACCCGCCATGATGGGGGCATGACTCCCGCGGCCCTGCTGTCCGAGCGCCTCCGCTCCCACCGTCTGACCGCGCCGGCGCCGACGGTCGCCGACGCCGCGCGCCACCTGCTGGCCGTGCAGAGCCAAGACCTCACGGCCGGCCGGTGGGCACTGGCCTGCCGCGCCAGGGGCGCCGTCCGCCTGCGCGATGTGGACGCCGCGTTCGCCCGCGGGGAGCTCGTGCGCGCGTGGACCATGCGCGGCACGCTGCACACCGTGCCCGCGCGCGACCTCGGCTGGATGCTGGAGGTCACGGCCGAGCGGCAGCGGCAGCAGGCGGCCTCCCGGCAGCGGCAGCTCGGGATCGACGCGGAGGTCACGGCGACCGCGGTGAAGGCGCTCGTCCCGCGACTGCGCGACGGCGGGCTCACGCGGGCCGAGGTCTTCGCGGTGTGGGAGGCTGCGGGCATCGACCCGTCGGGCCAGCGCGGCATCCACCTCCTGTTCGACCTGACCATCGATGGGCTCGTGTGTCAGGGGCCGATCGTGCCGCGCTCCGGCATCACGCGCGACCAGCGGTTCGTGCTCGTCGAGGAGCACATCCGTGCGCACGAGCGGCCGGACGACCCGCTGGCCGAGCTGTTCGTGCGCTACATCGACGGTCACGGCCCCGCGGGCGTCGCGGACTTCGCGTGGTGGTCCGGGCTCACCCTCGGGCAGTCGAGGGAGGCCGCCGCGCGCGCCGCCGGGCGCGTGACCGAGGTCGCGGAGGGCCTGTTCACCGCGGTCGCGCATCCGCGCCGGGCGCCCGCCGCGCCGTCGGTGCAGGCGCTGCCCGCGTTCGACGAGTACTACATCTCCTACGCCGACCGCACGCCCGTGTGCGACCCGGCGTACCTGGGTCGCGTCGGCCCGGGCAAGAACGGCATGGTGCGCGCGACGATCGTGGAGGACGGACGCGTCATCGGCTGCTGGACCCACGCGGCCGCCGCGCATACGGCCGATCCCGAGTTGTTCACCGAGCCGGGCGACCCCGATGCCGTGAGCGCCGCGCTCGCCCGGTTCGCCGCGTTCATCGACGGCTGACCCGCCCGGAGCGGCCCGGCGTCAGCCCGCGACCGGCACCGGGGCGAGCAGTGCGGCGATCTGCGGTGCGAGCGCGATGAGGCGATCGTTCGCCTCGGTCTCGGCCACGGTGGCCCGCAGGCCCTCGCCGGGGAACGGGCGCACGAGCAGCCCGTGGTGCTCCAGCAGTTCGGCGACTGCGGCGGTCGTGTCGCCCAGCGGCAGCCAGACGAAGTTGCCGCGGCTCTCGGGCACGGTGATCCCGGCGGCGGCGAAGGCGGTGACGACGCGCTCGCGCTCCTGCACGAGGGCGTCGATGCGCTCCTGCAGCTCGTCCTCCGCAGCGAGGGAGGCGACCGCGGCGGTCTGGGCGAGGTTCGTGACGCCGAACGGGATGGCGACCTTGCGCAGCGCGATGCCCAGCTGCTCGGGGGCGATGGCGTAGCCCACCCGCATGCCGGCCAGCCCGTACGCCTTCGAGAACGTGTGCGCGACGGCCACGTTGGGGTAGCGGCGGAAGTACTCGATGCCCACGGGCGAGTCGGCGCGGTCGTTGAACTGCACGTACGCCTCGTCGATCACCACGACGATGTGCGCCGGCACCTGCGACAGGAACCGGTCGAGCTCGGCGTCGCCGACGGTCGTGCCGGTCGGGTTGTTCGGGTTGCACACGAGGATCAGGCGCGTGCGGTCGGTGATGGCGGCGAGCATGGCGTCGAGGTCGTGGCGGTGGTCGGCGGTGAGCGGCACCATCACGGGTACGGCTCCGGCGGCCCTGGCCAGCATCGGGTACGCCTCGAACGAGCGCCAGGCGAACAGCACCTCGTCACCCTCGCCGGCGGTGGCCCGCATCAGCTGCGACACGACCTCGACCGAGCCGCTGCCGAGCACCACGTTGACGGGCTCGACACCGAAGCGCGCGCACAGCTCGGTGGTGAGGGCGGTGGCCGCGGTCTCGGGGTAGCGGTTGATGGTGGCGAGCTCGTCGGCGATCGCGGCGGTCACCGAGGGGAGCGGGGGATAGGGGTTCTCGTTCGACGAGATCTTGTGCACGGGCCCGGTGGTCTCGGTCTGCGGTGCCGCCTTGCCCGGCTTGTAGCCGGGGATAGCGTCCAGGTCTCCCCGCAGTCTCAGCTCCGACATCCGATGGCCCTTCTCTCGTGTGCGCTCCTGCAGCCGTGTCCGTTTGACAGGCCCGAGCGGACTTCATACTATCGCAATTGAATATAAAGAATGTTGTCAATCCGATCCGCGGCGATCGGATGCGACGGAAGGAGCGGAGCGACGGTGCCCCACACTGCGGTCGATTCCCCGGAACAGCGCCTCGCCCTGCGCGTGCGCGCCATGCGCCAGGAGGCGAAGGACGTGCTGTCCCTCGAGCTCGACGACCCCACCGGCGCCGAACTGCCGGCCTGGGAGCCGGGAGCGCACATCGACCTCCGCTTCGCGAACGGCGTCGAACGCCAGTACTCGCTGTGCTCCGACCCCGGCGACCGCACCGCCTGGCGCATCGCGGTGCTCGCCGAGAGCCCGAGCCGCGGCGGCTCCCGCTACGTGCACCAGACGCTGCGCGTCGGTGACCCCGTCACGGCCTCCGCCCCCATCAACCACTTCGCACTCGCGCCGGCGGACGACTACGTCTTCGTGGCCGGCGGCATCGGCATCACGCCCATCCTGCCGATGCTGAAGGAGGCCACCCGCCGCGGCGTTCCGTGGCGGCTCGCGTACCTCGGCTCGGCGGGGGAGCGCATGGCATTCCTCTCCTCGACCCAGCTCGCGGGCGGCGAACTGCTGCTCGTGCGCGGCGACGTCGACGACCGGCTCGACCTGGCCGCCTGGATCGGTGCGCCCTCCGCCGAGACCGGAGTGTACGCGTGCGGTCCGGAGCGCATGCTCGATGCGCTGGAAGAGCTGAGCGCCGGATGGCCGCGCGGGGTGCTGCACGTCGAGCGCTTCCAGGCGAAGACCTTC of the Microbacterium sufflavum genome contains:
- a CDS encoding winged helix DNA-binding domain-containing protein encodes the protein MTPAALLSERLRSHRLTAPAPTVADAARHLLAVQSQDLTAGRWALACRARGAVRLRDVDAAFARGELVRAWTMRGTLHTVPARDLGWMLEVTAERQRQQAASRQRQLGIDAEVTATAVKALVPRLRDGGLTRAEVFAVWEAAGIDPSGQRGIHLLFDLTIDGLVCQGPIVPRSGITRDQRFVLVEEHIRAHERPDDPLAELFVRYIDGHGPAGVADFAWWSGLTLGQSREAAARAAGRVTEVAEGLFTAVAHPRRAPAAPSVQALPAFDEYYISYADRTPVCDPAYLGRVGPGKNGMVRATIVEDGRVIGCWTHAAAAHTADPELFTEPGDPDAVSAALARFAAFIDG
- the hisC gene encoding histidinol-phosphate transaminase; translation: MSELRLRGDLDAIPGYKPGKAAPQTETTGPVHKISSNENPYPPLPSVTAAIADELATINRYPETAATALTTELCARFGVEPVNVVLGSGSVEVVSQLMRATAGEGDEVLFAWRSFEAYPMLARAAGAVPVMVPLTADHRHDLDAMLAAITDRTRLILVCNPNNPTGTTVGDAELDRFLSQVPAHIVVVIDEAYVQFNDRADSPVGIEYFRRYPNVAVAHTFSKAYGLAGMRVGYAIAPEQLGIALRKVAIPFGVTNLAQTAAVASLAAEDELQERIDALVQERERVVTAFAAAGITVPESRGNFVWLPLGDTTAAVAELLEHHGLLVRPFPGEGLRATVAETEANDRLIALAPQIAALLAPVPVAG
- a CDS encoding PDR/VanB family oxidoreductase translates to MPHTAVDSPEQRLALRVRAMRQEAKDVLSLELDDPTGAELPAWEPGAHIDLRFANGVERQYSLCSDPGDRTAWRIAVLAESPSRGGSRYVHQTLRVGDPVTASAPINHFALAPADDYVFVAGGIGITPILPMLKEATRRGVPWRLAYLGSAGERMAFLSSTQLAGGELLLVRGDVDDRLDLAAWIGAPSAETGVYACGPERMLDALEELSAGWPRGVLHVERFQAKTFGESQGAESFEVVASRSDLVVTVDRGCSILEMLENAGIGVPSSCLEGVCGTCETAVVDGAPEHRDSILTPDERESNETMMICVSRSLGDRLVLDI